A region of the Methylomagnum ishizawai genome:
CTGTCGCTGGATAACCTCCATGAAATCAGGATCAAGAACTCGCCGAAACTGGTGAGCCTCGCGGGTTGCGACCATGCGCTCACCCCCACCCAATGGCAACTCGAACAATTCCCCCGGCTATTCCACCCCAAGTTTTCCGTCATCCACGACGGGGTATGCACCAACTTCTACCATCCCGACCCCGAGGCCAAACTGATTATTCCGCGCCTGGGCCTGGATTTGTCGGACGCACAGGAGATCGTGACCTATGCGACTTCGGGCATGGAACCCTACCGGGGGTTTCCACAATTCATGCAGGCGGCCGCCCTCATCCAACGCCGCCGTCCCCGCTGCCACATCGTCGTGGGCGGACATGACGGCACTTTCTACAGCCAAAAGCGACCCGATGGCAAAACCTATAAGGAATACTTTTTGGAAACCTTGAACCTGGACCTCGAGCGCATCCATTTCATAGGCTTCCTCGAACTCGCCGCCTATGCGAAGCTACTGCAAGCCTCGAAAGTACATATCTATCTGACCTACCCTTATATCCTGTCGTGGTCCCTGATCGAAGCGCTGGCATCTGGCTGCCTTGTGATCGCGTCCGATACCGCGCCGGTGCGCGAGGTTGTGGAAAATGGGAAAAATGGTTGGCTGGTGGATTTTTTCTCGCCGGAAGCCATCGCAGACAAAGTGGATGAGTGCCTCGACCATCCCAATCATTTCCCAGCGATTCGGGAACAAGCCAGGGCGACCGCCATTGGCCGCTACGATGTACAAAAGACAATGGGTAAAATACTAGGCTTAATCAAGCAGATGATCGGCTGAACAGGTATCTAGTCAAATCCACGATATACGGAAAAATCTCTTTCAACCCCCCCACCGCAATTTTCGGCAGATAATATCCGCTCGCAATATGGCAATAACAATTCGGAAACCGCTTGGTGCATTTCCGGCGACGGATACTTAGTATTGTATTTCAATCCATCTTGATTAGCACAGGGCAATCCAGTTGCCTTGTCCATCAAACGTTGTGGCAATCCAGGTTTGGTGCCGTATTCCACATAGTAATCATAAAAAGGTTTTATTCGCTCCACGATATCCCGATGAATCAATTCTGGAAATCCTCCCGCCTCCTCAAGTATCGATCCCGACATGCTCCGGCAAGGTTTTCCGGAAAACCATAGCAGTATTTTTGGAACCTTTAAATACTTTGATATATTCAAATATCCGTTAATATACTTTTCAACCATATCGACATAGAAATCATAAAATGCCGCTTTATTTTTACGATACAGTTCGACATAGAGCCCATACGGCTCATGAATAGAAACCCCACAGCCATTCCCCAATCGGCTTACCCCAGCAGAAAGTCCGGACATCACCAAAACAATAGCAAACCTTCCTTTATTACAAATATCCAGCACCCATCGATTGCCGGGGTCAGCAAAGAATTCCACACCGGCACCACAAACCCCCAAATTCAATCCGTCAATATCCAGATATTTCCCCAACAACGATGGGTATGGTTTATCAACAAACCTGCCACAGGCATATTCCTGACCAATACATGAAAAGTACCTGTTTTTTATCAAAGCGCCCCCGTCACCTCTCACCCATAATTTTTTATCAGACAACTCATCCAAAACCTCAAAAAAACCATAATCAACAATTTCTATATCTTTTTCCTGCCAAGAGGACTTTACCGAGCAATCAAACTCATAAGCCTGCCCGGAATACATAACCTTGGCCGCAGTATCAACCTTGCTCGTATAACGCGATCCTTTTTGGATAGAATTGCCGACCGAGACCGAGACAGCAGCAGTCTCTCCTTGGCAAGCAAAAAAGCGCCGCGGCTTCGCTATATATCTCTTCCTGAATTTTTCACAGATTTGTTCTGACAACTCGGACCGCAAAACCTTTGTGTTGGTTTTCAATCTATCCAAGGCATTGGATTTATCCTCGACATCCAAAAAATGTAGGACTTCCTTTAAAGCCTTTTTTGGGTTTTTCGCCACACATTCATAATCAACAACCAAAGGCGTTATACCATGAGCATTCACAAGATTGTCCAAATACTCATATTGATTATTAATATCAATATATAGCCTATATATATCTTCCAAAAAATCATTACAAAAAGCAATTT
Encoded here:
- a CDS encoding glycosyltransferase, yielding MRILFIHRNFPGQFLYLATYLSRQPQVEVVFITQRQDNHIPNVRKLLYQPVADPNHRSHHYLREYHDWIAHGQGAARAAQQLKQEGFTPDIIYAHVWGGELFIKDIYPNVPLLGYFEWYTNAHGSDLDFDPATRLSLDNLHEIRIKNSPKLVSLAGCDHALTPTQWQLEQFPRLFHPKFSVIHDGVCTNFYHPDPEAKLIIPRLGLDLSDAQEIVTYATSGMEPYRGFPQFMQAAALIQRRRPRCHIVVGGHDGTFYSQKRPDGKTYKEYFLETLNLDLERIHFIGFLELAAYAKLLQASKVHIYLTYPYILSWSLIEALASGCLVIASDTAPVREVVENGKNGWLVDFFSPEAIADKVDECLDHPNHFPAIREQARATAIGRYDVQKTMGKILGLIKQMIG
- a CDS encoding Stf0 family sulfotransferase; its protein translation is MNAKLIMDHLGENGFYKKIAELKNVLIIADTQIVGYLGEKLGVQPDILLCNLDVVSGEFGALEPANPDFHVSAVIVASIYDENYFFNLTANGLKEIHPSVPILKFFSDVFINFLTGRDLLDVSPIVLKKPVLSYAIITAPRAGSTYFCNLLQSTGILGYPAEHIRQASATLALKCKFNYMEALRKVMGARMTENGVFGTKFIAHFLYDFQKAGFGFQSIFGEIFQKFIYLNRDDRVAQAVSACIAQKTSVWHIYSETKKNEYSKKLQEIAFCNDFLEDIYRLYIDINNQYEYLDNLVNAHGITPLVVDYECVAKNPKKALKEVLHFLDVEDKSNALDRLKTNTKVLRSELSEQICEKFRKRYIAKPRRFFACQGETAAVSVSVGNSIQKGSRYTSKVDTAAKVMYSGQAYEFDCSVKSSWQEKDIEIVDYGFFEVLDELSDKKLWVRGDGGALIKNRYFSCIGQEYACGRFVDKPYPSLLGKYLDIDGLNLGVCGAGVEFFADPGNRWVLDICNKGRFAIVLVMSGLSAGVSRLGNGCGVSIHEPYGLYVELYRKNKAAFYDFYVDMVEKYINGYLNISKYLKVPKILLWFSGKPCRSMSGSILEEAGGFPELIHRDIVERIKPFYDYYVEYGTKPGLPQRLMDKATGLPCANQDGLKYNTKYPSPEMHQAVSELLLPYCERILSAENCGGGVERDFSVYRGFD